The Thermococcus henrietii genome segment AGGAAGACATGCCTAATCTTTTCGTCTTCAATGTGCTCCGCCAACTGCTCGTAGAAACTTATCGCGTCGAGCTCGGCTTCTATGGCCCAGCGCAGAGCCTGGGCAATTTCTCTCTTCGTTAGAGGCCTGTCCTTCGGCAACTCAAACGGGTATTTAGCCAGCATGGTATCACCTCCCATCAAACTCCCAGAATCCACAAAAGGAAAGCGTCAATCCACCTCAAGGCTGAAGTCCTGGTAGTCCATCCAGATGCCGGTCTTCATGACCGCGTCGTACTGCGCCTTGAGCAACTCGTAGTGAGCCTTCTCTATCTTCGCCAGCTCCTCAAAGAGCCGTTTAACCGACTCGTGCATTGCTTCCTTCGCGGCCTTCTCGTAGAACTCCCACGTGAGCTTTTCCTGCTCCATTCCAATCCTCACGGCATCAACTTCACTTTCAATCTCCCCGGCCTTAACCAG includes the following:
- a CDS encoding ferritin family protein, producing MLAKYPFELPKDRPLTKREIAQALRWAIEAELDAISFYEQLAEHIEDEKIRHVFLDVANEEKEHFGEFLAVLFAVDEELAKYMKEGFEEVEEETGIKVEL
- a CDS encoding ferritin family protein, which gives rise to MDELEALALALEVEKAEMRFYLDLARRTKDERARKMFLFLAKEEADHWAEFEEKFLERVADECRLPAVSEELLEKLLVKAGEIESEVDAVRIGMEQEKLTWEFYEKAAKEAMHESVKRLFEELAKIEKAHYELLKAQYDAVMKTGIWMDYQDFSLEVD